The DNA region ATAATATCATTCGTCTTTAAGGCTTTACAACCTTGGGCATCTCTGATTTCATAATGATAGATGCCTTCATGAATATTATTAAATATTCCGTCCGAGCTATTACTTACTATCAATCCATCTTTTATCAGTTCGTATGTATAAGGGTAAGTTCCGTGTAGTGAAACAGGAATAACTTTAAGAGTTATCTCTTCACTGCAAGGTGGATTATTGATGTCAACAGAGATATTTCCTGCAGCAAAACCATCCCTAAACTCCACAGCAATACTATCAAAGGTTAAGCATCCGTTCTGGCCTTTAACACTTACAGTATACAATCCGCTGGACTGCACCTCAATAAAATCCCCTGTTTCACCCGTGTTCCAGGTATACTCAACACCTGATTTTCCTGCATTGATTGTAAATGAAGATAAGGCGCAAATTATGGTATCAGACCCAAGGTTTATCTCAGGGCCATCTGTTGCTTTGGAAAAATCGACGTTAATACTGTCATTGCTGTTACAACCATCCTCATCTATCAGATGAAGGGAATATCTGCCAGATTTATCTACCTGAATTGATTCTGATGTTTCACCTGTATTCCATTGATATAAATAACCTGGAGGACCATTCAGAATAAACGGTGATCTGCATAGGAGTATGGTATCTCCGCCCAGATCAAATTGAACCGGCTCTTTTAATTTGATATAAATTGAATCTTCAAAAAAGCAACCTTGTTTTTCAGCCGTAACCCAGTATGCGCCGGAATTATTGACTACAATAGATCTCTCTTTTGATTTTGTATTCCATTCATATGTATACCCCTCGGGTGCATTTAGGGTAAAAGAACCTGAACAAACAACAGTATCTTCACCAAGTAGATTGGAATTTGAATTTATAACATTAATTGAAATAGTGTCTTTTAAAAAACATCCGCTTGTATCCTCAATTTCCAAAATAAAATCACCAGACTTAGTTACATTTATAAATGGCACTGAATCACCCGTATTCCAGTAATAGCTCTTTGCATACAGATATGTACCTATCTGTACAGGCCCACAGAAAGTAGTATCTTTTGAGTAAAAAATCTCATTCCCATTGGTTATGGTAATGGCAAATTTGTCATTCACAAGACAGCTTTCTGTAGTTATATTTACTTCATATATACCAGGTTTGCTATTTCTGGTATTGATAGTTCCAGTGACAGAATCCATTGCCAAACCATAGGGAGTAGATGAAAACCAGGTATATAAATTATTATTACTTACAGGGATTAAATCCTGTTTGCTCCTGCAACTGACTGTTTGAGGATAAAAAATCTTAGCAGGAGCTACCGATAGTAAAGAATCATCCAGATAAAAAGAATTTCCGAATGTATATGAATCCTGAAAGCTCACTAACATATAGCAACCTCTTTTAGGATTATAAACCCTAAACTGATATTGCTCGCCTTGCATAAAGCCGTCCTCGTAGGCGTCTTTACCAAAAGTTCGAAGAATAGAATCACCAGGTATTCTGGCATATCCGCCGCATTTAGCATTTCCGGTAGCACTGCCAAAAAAGGCCCCTAGAAATAAAGTATCTTCTTCAAACATAGAACGATTTATATTCAGAAAAATAGTGTTGACTACAGAGGAGGGCTGCACAGTCCAGGGAACCTGGCTGTGTCCGGGTGTTGCCACAAACACTAATAGATAAAACAATATTTTGAAGAATCTTTTACTCATTCTTTTATCATTCTTCTGCGTATTTAATACTACAGTCAAGACCTTTGATTGTAACCCTTTATTCTGAGTCATCATCTTCCAACTTCACCGGACTTCTTTTCTCTTTTATGTAAAAGCCTATTCCGATCTCATACGAACGGAGATTAAGTCTGGTACGGCTGCTATATACCTGATAAGAAAAGAAGAAATTTAATTTATTGTCATTCAGATAAATCCCTTCCAGTCCCGCGGTCAGGGCCATACCATTTCTGTATTGATAAACTGCTCCTGCAGAGAATAATCCCCCGAGGATCGTACCAAAATATATCTGAGGGAAAGGCTTTTCGCTGTCAAATTTCGGGTTGTTTACATACCGAATCAGCAAGGCAGATTTTAAAGAAATATGCTGATTCAAATGGAAAATCCTGCCACATATTACATTATAATGTCGAGCAAGCCTTGTCACCTCGGTGTATGGCACTACCCTTCCGTTATTTAACTGATTTACTGAAACCCCGCAAAAAAAATGATCATTATAAAATAATACTCCTGCATTTCCTGTACTTGTCATGGAGTTTGCACCTGCCGTAAGCTGCGTTGCACCAATCGAATAATTAAATGCCCCTAATGACAACCCTACTGAAAGGTAATTTTTCTTTCCGACTGGCATCTTCCAGGCATAACTCACCATCACCTGATTTTTCTTAAAATATTGCCCTTCTGCAAGCCCGGTAAAACTTAGGCCTACTTTATGAAAGCGGTCATATTTCTGGTAAAATTTAACCTGACCATTAAAATAATTGATATGGTTAGTGATTCCTTCAGCAGCACTTCCCCTATGACCAACATTGATGTCAAATTTAAAATTTTCAGAGCTCCGTGCAGGATTTATTAAAGAATAAAACTCAGAAAACTGATATAACTGAACAGGAAGAAACCTGTTCTCAGTCTGCTGTGCAATGGAATTTAAAGACCCAAAAGATAAAATTAAAAGTATTAGATAAATCCTCATTTAGCTGGTGCTTTCCAGGGCACTTTAAAACTAGTCAAACTTTATGAAAATTTGTTACATATTCAAAAAATTGATCCAAAACTTTAATAAAAAAACTCGACAAAGGGGTTACAATTAATTCCTTAACTTGTAGGAAGGTTGATAAAATCCGGATCAGTGGCTTACAGCAATACCTACATTCTTGAATCTATTGCAGGAAAGGATAATTCACAAATGTTATCTTATCTGTACAAGACCTATTTCCCAAGGATAAAAAAATTAATTATTGAAAATTCAGGAAATTATGAAGATGCAGAAGATATTTTCCAGGAAGCCATTGTCATACTTTACAGGCAAGTAAAACTAAACCGCTTTGATTCCAGCTATGAAGTTGGTGCATTTATATACTCTGTTGCACGGAACCTATGGATTAATGAAGCAAAGAGAAGAAAGATAAAAGAAAAGGTATATAAAGAGGAATCTACAGCATTAAATTATTCAGAGACCGATACACTTGACCTGATGATAACCGAAGAAAGGGCTCAACTTTTAACTT from Sporocytophaga myxococcoides includes:
- a CDS encoding RNA polymerase sigma factor, which encodes MAYSNTYILESIAGKDNSQMLSYLYKTYFPRIKKLIIENSGNYEDAEDIFQEAIVILYRQVKLNRFDSSYEVGAFIYSVARNLWINEAKRRKIKEKVYKEESTALNYSETDTLDLMITEERAQLLTSVLEQLGDRCKELLSYTIYHKMSMKEICEKMGFSTENGAKTRNYKCKQQLISLLKKNPLVKELMNHEQAESQF
- a CDS encoding type IX secretion system membrane protein PorP/SprF — its product is MRIYLILLILSFGSLNSIAQQTENRFLPVQLYQFSEFYSLINPARSSENFKFDINVGHRGSAAEGITNHINYFNGQVKFYQKYDRFHKVGLSFTGLAEGQYFKKNQVMVSYAWKMPVGKKNYLSVGLSLGAFNYSIGATQLTAGANSMTSTGNAGVLFYNDHFFCGVSVNQLNNGRVVPYTEVTRLARHYNVICGRIFHLNQHISLKSALLIRYVNNPKFDSEKPFPQIYFGTILGGLFSAGAVYQYRNGMALTAGLEGIYLNDNKLNFFFSYQVYSSRTRLNLRSYEIGIGFYIKEKRSPVKLEDDDSE